One region of Mycobacterium riyadhense genomic DNA includes:
- a CDS encoding WXG100 family type VII secretion target produces the protein MSTLNTDFDLMRSVASTTDSRNEEIRTMLQSFIGRMSSVPASVWGGLAAARFKDVVDRWNAESTRLYHVLHAIADTIRHNEAALREAGQDHAHHIAAAGGHL, from the coding sequence ATGAGCACATTGAACACCGACTTTGATCTGATGCGCTCGGTTGCGAGCACCACCGACAGCCGCAACGAGGAAATCCGGACGATGTTGCAGTCGTTCATCGGCCGGATGAGCAGTGTGCCGGCATCGGTCTGGGGTGGGCTTGCCGCTGCGCGGTTCAAGGATGTGGTGGATCGCTGGAATGCCGAGTCGACGCGGCTATATCACGTCCTGCACGCGATCGCCGACACCATCCGGCATAACGAGGCCGCGCTGCGGGAGGCCGGTCAGGACCATGCACACCACATCGCCGCCGCCGGCGGGCACCTGTAA
- a CDS encoding MMPL family transporter → MIVDESALPQESRIAKPHYHKILTWAIGLGIVAACVLGSINLVSGKSTLSTGGFLPDYGYAQLASQDLQSTFKVGPPNVLIDLRVDSGADSEAAKRIARNVTDAIGKFVLKPSILSYWSTTPSLPTLRSGDGRGGLITALIPGGPNEVARVVPRLRAAVDSVVPPTAKVNMGGQAIVVDAISARAQEDLLHAEAIVIPVTFVTLLWVFGSVSLALIPVLSAAATGFVAFGIVGLLASQMEVSVYALNIVSALALGLSIDYSLLLVSRYHAASRSGMSGPEAVATAMSSARHIIFTAASLMSLCMACLLIVNLQFQRSIALAGICVVVAAAIVSLVIAPILLRWCGALEARTKVRRVNLSEPGFVSSFLVRTALARPIVATALSTGLLVILITPFFSVNFAPLDDRALTTSSGAYKESTKIRKDYPDFSNEPLYLLAKNSADLSAAISDIRNGAFGSDLDTITANSISIGGRDFPSTFGALKSVTGQQAGILLPGSSFTPARLMDLGRSVKRAASDHNTVVSGTYIDQLDEQHAIFSRFPAVICLLTIAVFLAVFALTRGAVVAIKTVVLGYASLAAAFGAVVWIFQEGHLASLLGFKATGSVDAIGPVLLLILALGLSLDYQIILLGRVAEEYRKSGDTASAIRISVDRTARILAPAALLVSVVFVAIGMSGVTLVKIIGVGLALALIVDSIVIRMVLVPALMTLLGRYNWWPNIDAPRKTLSR, encoded by the coding sequence ATGATCGTCGACGAGTCGGCGTTGCCGCAGGAATCCCGAATAGCCAAGCCCCACTACCATAAGATCCTGACGTGGGCGATTGGGTTGGGAATCGTCGCCGCTTGCGTTCTCGGAAGCATCAATTTGGTCAGCGGGAAGTCGACATTGTCTACGGGCGGATTTTTACCCGATTACGGGTATGCCCAGCTCGCGTCGCAGGACCTGCAATCAACATTCAAGGTGGGTCCGCCAAACGTCTTGATCGATCTTCGTGTAGACAGCGGCGCCGATTCGGAAGCAGCTAAACGAATAGCGCGGAACGTGACCGATGCGATCGGCAAGTTCGTGCTGAAACCATCAATCCTGTCGTACTGGTCGACAACGCCCTCGTTGCCGACCTTGCGGAGCGGCGATGGTCGCGGTGGGCTCATCACCGCCTTGATTCCCGGTGGTCCGAACGAGGTGGCTCGGGTCGTGCCGCGACTGAGGGCAGCGGTCGATTCGGTGGTCCCACCAACAGCCAAAGTGAACATGGGCGGTCAGGCGATCGTTGTTGACGCGATTAGCGCGCGGGCACAAGAGGATTTGCTGCACGCAGAGGCCATCGTGATTCCGGTTACCTTTGTCACTCTGTTGTGGGTGTTCGGTTCGGTCTCGCTCGCCCTAATTCCAGTGCTCTCCGCCGCGGCGACCGGTTTTGTCGCCTTCGGGATCGTGGGCCTGCTGGCATCGCAAATGGAAGTGTCGGTATACGCGCTTAACATCGTCTCGGCGCTCGCCCTTGGTCTGTCGATAGATTACTCGCTGCTCCTGGTATCCAGATACCACGCGGCGTCCCGTTCCGGAATGTCGGGGCCGGAGGCAGTCGCAACGGCGATGTCGTCCGCGCGCCACATCATATTCACGGCCGCATCGCTGATGTCATTGTGCATGGCATGCCTGCTCATCGTGAATCTCCAATTTCAGCGGTCCATCGCACTAGCGGGAATATGTGTCGTGGTCGCCGCAGCGATCGTATCTCTGGTCATCGCACCGATCCTGCTGCGCTGGTGTGGCGCCCTGGAAGCCCGAACCAAAGTGCGGAGGGTCAATCTATCAGAGCCAGGCTTCGTTTCGAGTTTCCTTGTCCGGACTGCCCTGGCGAGGCCAATCGTCGCCACGGCATTATCAACTGGCCTCCTCGTCATTCTGATAACCCCGTTCTTCTCCGTTAACTTTGCGCCCCTGGACGACCGAGCACTCACCACTTCGTCGGGCGCCTATAAGGAGTCAACGAAAATTCGTAAAGATTACCCTGACTTTTCGAACGAACCACTGTATCTTCTGGCGAAAAATTCTGCGGACCTGTCCGCGGCGATATCGGATATCAGAAATGGCGCATTCGGTTCGGACCTCGATACTATCACCGCTAATTCCATCTCGATAGGTGGGCGAGACTTCCCCTCGACCTTCGGCGCGCTGAAGTCCGTAACGGGGCAGCAAGCCGGGATTCTTCTGCCCGGCAGCTCCTTTACGCCAGCGAGGTTGATGGACCTGGGACGAAGTGTTAAGCGCGCCGCGTCGGATCACAACACCGTAGTGTCGGGCACCTATATCGACCAACTCGATGAACAGCACGCGATATTCAGCAGATTTCCTGCTGTTATCTGCCTCCTTACGATCGCTGTTTTCCTCGCCGTATTTGCCCTCACACGAGGAGCAGTCGTCGCAATCAAAACCGTCGTTCTCGGGTATGCGAGCCTAGCTGCTGCGTTTGGTGCGGTGGTGTGGATATTTCAGGAGGGCCATCTCGCCAGCCTACTTGGATTCAAGGCAACGGGAAGCGTCGATGCGATAGGCCCCGTCCTTTTGCTTATTCTGGCGCTGGGGTTATCCCTCGACTACCAAATAATCCTCCTCGGTCGCGTAGCGGAGGAGTACCGCAAGTCCGGAGACACCGCGTCGGCGATACGGATCAGTGTCGACCGCACGGCCAGAATCCTTGCGCCGGCCGCACTGTTGGTGTCGGTGGTGTTCGTGGCGATTGGAATGTCAGGCGTAACTTTGGTCAAAATCATTGGCGTCGGCTTGGCCTTGGCTCTCATTGTCGACTCCATTGTGATCCGTATGGTCTTGGTTCCCGCGCTGATGACCCTGCTGGGCAGGTACAACTGGTGGCCGAACATCGACGCACCGCGAAAGACGCTGAGCCGGTGA
- the mycP gene encoding type VII secretion-associated serine protease mycosin has protein sequence MKTSQLMRLLVIAALTVLSQCTAPSARAVSPPPIDERRLPVPALPAPQQPTVQREICTVAKEASDRADLPAQLADLDLAQIWQLTRGAGQRVAVIDTGVSRHRRLSDLVAGGDYVANGDGTQDCDAHGTLVAGIIAAAPSSTTDRFSGMAPDVTLISIRQSSAKFAPVGDRSGSGVGDVDTLAKAVRTAADLGASVINISSVACVPAADALDDRALGAALAYAVDVKNTVVVAAAGNSGGGAQCPAQRPDMTRDTVTVAVSPAWYDDYVLTVGSVNVKGEPSAFTLAGPWVDVAATGEGVTSLSPVGDGLVNGIDGQHGSEPLSGTSYAAPVVSGLAALIRARFPSLSARQVMARIEATAHHPPSGWDPLVGNGTVDALAAVSTGTTPPSPSRAEVATPVAMPIGKPPTPKPLNNRARDTAFGGAAICLVALVATLGLGAVSGRKPRLRQHGVAGN, from the coding sequence ATGAAGACGTCACAGCTCATGCGGCTGCTGGTGATCGCGGCACTGACGGTACTTTCCCAGTGCACCGCACCGTCGGCGCGCGCGGTTTCGCCGCCGCCGATCGACGAAAGGCGGCTGCCCGTACCGGCATTGCCAGCGCCGCAGCAGCCTACCGTGCAACGCGAAATCTGTACGGTGGCGAAGGAAGCATCGGACAGAGCTGACCTCCCTGCTCAGCTCGCCGATCTCGACCTAGCGCAGATCTGGCAACTCACCCGCGGTGCAGGCCAGCGGGTGGCGGTCATCGACACCGGCGTGTCGCGGCACCGACGGCTGTCCGATCTGGTGGCCGGCGGCGACTATGTCGCCAACGGCGACGGCACCCAGGATTGCGATGCGCACGGCACCTTGGTGGCCGGAATCATCGCCGCTGCACCCAGTTCCACGACCGACCGGTTCAGCGGCATGGCGCCTGACGTCACCTTGATCAGCATCCGCCAGTCGAGCGCCAAGTTCGCTCCGGTCGGCGACCGGTCCGGCTCGGGGGTGGGTGACGTCGACACCTTGGCGAAAGCCGTCCGGACGGCCGCCGATCTCGGCGCGTCAGTGATCAACATTTCGTCCGTTGCGTGCGTTCCCGCGGCGGACGCGCTCGACGACCGCGCGCTCGGCGCCGCACTGGCCTATGCGGTCGACGTCAAGAACACCGTCGTCGTGGCCGCGGCCGGTAACTCCGGCGGCGGGGCGCAATGCCCAGCTCAGCGCCCCGATATGACCCGGGACACCGTTACTGTCGCGGTCAGTCCGGCCTGGTACGACGACTACGTGCTGACCGTCGGTTCGGTGAACGTCAAAGGCGAACCATCGGCATTCACCCTGGCCGGACCGTGGGTGGATGTCGCCGCCACCGGTGAAGGCGTGACCTCGCTCAGCCCAGTCGGTGATGGCCTTGTGAATGGCATTGACGGACAACATGGTTCGGAACCATTATCCGGCACCAGCTATGCCGCGCCGGTGGTCAGCGGGCTGGCCGCCCTGATCCGGGCGCGGTTCCCGTCATTGAGTGCACGGCAGGTGATGGCGCGCATCGAGGCGACCGCGCACCACCCGCCCTCCGGATGGGACCCGCTCGTCGGCAACGGCACCGTCGATGCTCTGGCCGCGGTCAGCACCGGTACAACCCCACCATCCCCCAGTCGCGCTGAGGTAGCGACCCCGGTTGCCATGCCGATCGGGAAGCCGCCGACGCCCAAGCCATTGAACAACCGGGCCCGAGACACTGCGTTTGGTGGCGCGGCGATCTGCCTGGTTGCGCTGGTGGCCACGCTGGGCCTCGGTGCCGTGTCAGGCCGGAAACCCCGGCTAAGGCAGCACGGCGTCGCGGGCAACTGA
- the eccD gene encoding type VII secretion integral membrane protein EccD, translated as MSASDPGLRRVAVHAGTTTVDLSLPAAVPIATLIPSIIDLVGTRTADSAAVRYQLSRLGASPLPGSTTLAQNDIRDGTVLVLNQSTAEPPVTRCDDVAESVSVTLDATTRPRSRKATRLTGAATAICLTATGAFVLARNALNGTATRHVGTTAAVAAAAAVIALLCGAIAHRTYRDTIAGLALGLIAIVFAAVAGLLVVPGVPGAASALLAAMVATVAAVLAMRVTGCGVVTLTAVACTAIVTAIAALAGVLVAAPPYTIGSAVALASLGLLELSPRIAIQLAGLSPTDNSLPTADLLAAKAIRADAWLTSLLAAFASSAGVGAIVAAISARKAIPLAASIAALMLLRARTVEWKRTLVLAVSGIATATTTFAVAAVHTPQYGPWIAALTAILAAVAIYLGFIAPTTPLSPVARRRVEVLECLTLVTVVPLTCWICGVFGAVRGLDLI; from the coding sequence ATGTCTGCATCCGATCCCGGCCTGCGCCGCGTCGCCGTGCACGCCGGCACCACCACCGTCGACCTGTCACTGCCTGCCGCGGTGCCGATTGCCACGCTCATTCCATCGATCATCGACCTGGTGGGCACCCGAACCGCGGATTCGGCGGCGGTGCGTTATCAGCTGTCCCGCCTCGGCGCGTCGCCGCTGCCGGGCTCGACGACGTTGGCGCAAAACGATATCCGAGACGGCACGGTACTGGTCCTGAACCAATCCACTGCCGAGCCGCCCGTCACACGTTGTGACGATGTTGCTGAGTCGGTTTCGGTGACGCTCGATGCCACGACCCGACCACGGTCTCGGAAAGCGACCCGGCTCACTGGAGCCGCCACGGCGATCTGCCTGACCGCTACCGGTGCTTTCGTTCTAGCGCGAAACGCACTCAACGGCACCGCTACTCGGCATGTCGGCACAACGGCGGCCGTTGCTGCGGCAGCCGCCGTGATCGCCCTGCTCTGTGGCGCGATTGCACACCGGACGTATCGCGATACGATTGCGGGTCTCGCGCTCGGCCTTATCGCCATCGTGTTCGCCGCGGTTGCCGGCCTGCTGGTGGTGCCCGGTGTTCCCGGTGCCGCAAGCGCACTGCTGGCCGCGATGGTGGCGACGGTCGCCGCGGTGTTGGCGATGCGCGTAACGGGCTGCGGTGTAGTCACATTGACCGCCGTGGCGTGCACTGCAATAGTCACCGCCATCGCTGCGCTGGCGGGTGTCCTCGTCGCGGCCCCGCCGTACACAATCGGTTCGGCAGTCGCACTGGCGTCTCTGGGGCTACTGGAGCTATCCCCGCGGATAGCGATCCAGCTAGCCGGGTTGTCGCCAACAGACAATTCCTTACCGACAGCAGACCTACTGGCCGCCAAGGCTATCCGCGCCGACGCCTGGTTGACCAGCCTGCTTGCGGCCTTCGCATCGTCGGCCGGCGTGGGTGCCATCGTCGCCGCGATCAGCGCCCGCAAAGCCATCCCGTTGGCCGCCAGCATTGCCGCTCTGATGCTGCTACGGGCACGTACAGTCGAATGGAAAAGGACATTGGTGTTGGCCGTCAGTGGAATTGCCACCGCAACAACAACCTTCGCTGTCGCCGCGGTCCACACTCCGCAGTACGGGCCATGGATAGCCGCGCTGACAGCGATCCTGGCTGCGGTGGCGATATACCTCGGCTTTATTGCTCCCACGACACCGCTCTCGCCAGTCGCACGTCGACGCGTCGAAGTGCTGGAGTGCTTGACGCTGGTCACGGTGGTGCCTCTGACATGTTGGATTTGCGGTGTGTTCGGGGCGGTTCGCGGCCTCGACCTGATATGA
- a CDS encoding WXG100 family type VII secretion target — MDRVLSYNFDAIEYSVRQEIHSTSARLNAALDELRSQIAPLQQLWTRDAAAAYQVEQLKWHQAAAALNEILLDLGNAVRDGAADVADADRRAAGAWLR, encoded by the coding sequence GTGGATCGGGTGTTGTCGTACAACTTTGACGCAATCGAATACTCCGTTCGCCAGGAGATCCACAGCACGTCGGCCCGGCTCAACGCCGCACTCGACGAGCTGAGGTCACAAATCGCGCCGTTGCAGCAGCTGTGGACCCGCGATGCGGCCGCCGCCTACCAGGTCGAGCAGCTCAAGTGGCACCAGGCGGCCGCCGCCCTCAACGAAATCCTGCTCGACCTGGGAAATGCGGTTCGCGACGGCGCCGCCGACGTGGCTGACGCCGACCGCCGCGCGGCTGGGGCCTGGCTGCGGTAG
- a CDS encoding type VII secretion-associated protein, whose product MSPHRAVIEAGPGTIRRLCCAGSSIADMKLVAAALGAIDDSVVLVDDRPVDVSSVWSGALRSVMCSHHGVTVVHPSWWSATRVSVVAAAAQTVADDAVVRPRSWLLAPASAEPAVVVEIAERLVMVAADEVVGVARGGDPRPVVEEVAGVVADMAADATVAVLVDAPNSVAGAPQLGTLIAGALRDAGWAAVEIGDARLARLARDAPPEPSPRRPDAMVGRSRVGPVAWLAVAGAVLAVPAVATASQAGHRAAMPVAATTSLVEGRVVLTIPASWSTQRVVAGPGSARVQVTSPSDPEVALHVTQSPVAGETLTGTAQRLQRAIDAEPAGVFVDFNPAGISAGRPAVTYREVRAGHDVRWTVLLDGAIRISIGCQSRPAAPDAVHDACEQAVRSAHALE is encoded by the coding sequence GTGAGTCCACACCGGGCGGTCATCGAGGCCGGCCCCGGCACGATTCGCCGATTGTGTTGCGCCGGAAGCAGTATCGCTGACATGAAGTTGGTTGCGGCCGCGCTGGGCGCGATAGACGATTCGGTGGTGCTGGTGGACGATCGCCCGGTCGACGTCTCATCAGTCTGGTCCGGTGCACTGCGCTCAGTGATGTGTAGTCACCACGGCGTGACCGTCGTGCATCCATCGTGGTGGTCGGCCACGCGGGTGAGCGTGGTGGCCGCGGCCGCGCAGACGGTGGCCGATGACGCGGTGGTGCGGCCGCGGTCCTGGCTGCTGGCCCCGGCGTCGGCGGAACCGGCGGTGGTGGTAGAGATCGCCGAGCGGTTGGTCATGGTCGCCGCCGACGAGGTGGTTGGCGTGGCGCGGGGTGGCGATCCTCGGCCGGTTGTTGAGGAGGTCGCAGGCGTTGTCGCAGACATGGCCGCCGACGCGACGGTGGCGGTGCTGGTCGACGCACCGAATTCGGTCGCGGGGGCGCCGCAGCTTGGGACGCTGATCGCCGGTGCATTGCGCGATGCGGGGTGGGCGGCGGTGGAAATCGGTGATGCGCGGCTGGCGCGGCTGGCCAGGGACGCGCCACCTGAGCCGTCCCCGCGGAGGCCGGACGCCATGGTTGGCCGATCCCGGGTCGGACCGGTTGCCTGGCTTGCGGTCGCCGGCGCCGTCCTTGCGGTTCCGGCGGTGGCAACGGCGTCACAGGCGGGCCATCGCGCCGCCATGCCGGTAGCGGCGACCACATCTCTGGTCGAGGGCCGGGTGGTGCTGACAATTCCCGCGAGCTGGTCCACGCAGCGGGTGGTCGCCGGGCCGGGCTCGGCGCGTGTGCAGGTCACGTCGCCGTCAGATCCCGAGGTGGCGTTGCATGTGACGCAATCGCCGGTGGCCGGTGAGACGCTGACCGGCACGGCGCAGCGGTTGCAGCGGGCCATTGACGCGGAGCCCGCCGGAGTGTTCGTCGACTTCAACCCCGCCGGCATCAGTGCCGGCCGGCCCGCGGTGACCTACCGCGAGGTGCGCGCCGGACATGACGTGCGGTGGACGGTACTGCTCGACGGCGCGATCCGGATCAGCATCGGATGTCAGAGCAGGCCAGCTGCGCCCGATGCCGTTCATGATGCGTGCGAGCAGGCGGTGCGGTCCGCGCACGCCCTTGAGTGA
- the eccCa gene encoding type VII secretion protein EccCa codes for MTADIEVAAPPEVPRTASPGLLIRLLPVAISVATLGVVAAASLSGAAPTRNPTFLAFPIMMLVSLAVTAVTGPGRRRGAEIGTARVDYLAYLSELRSSVTEIAAAQRASLNRAHPAPDALWTLVGGPRMWERRRADPEFCRVRVGRGVQPLARRLLAPQISSSHRSDPVTVTALRRFLSVHSTVADVPVTIPLRGAITIDGDVTRVRALLRAMTCQLAVLHAPDHVSIAGVVSDRNRAHWDWLKWLPHYQTLAADSGALAFAKAARVVVIVDTETAVGSDMPDVITLQVGSDPADGSLVVRYAGAKTILECPDQMDPVDAVVCARRLASCRIARCDGDPDWPRLLGIGDIAGFDPITLWRNQSHDDRLCVPIGVTVDGAPVELDIKEPAEGGMGPHGLCVGATGSGKSELLRTVALGMMARNSPEALNLLLVDFKGGATFLDLGRAPHVAAVITNLADEAPLVARMRDALAGEMNRRQQLLRAAGNFVSVAAYEQARRDGAQLTALPTLFVIVDEFAELLCQHPDFADTFVAIGRLGRSLGMHLLLASQRLDEGRLRGLEAHLSYRVCLKTLSPSDSRAALGALDAYELPNTPGVGFLRTAAGDLFRFQAAFVSGPLPEQRPAATVARLFSSQPNGPVTRAGDAAGRTVLRAVLERLTGLGPPAHQVWLPPLGAAPTVDTLLDGATRGELVVPIGVVDRPFEQLRTQLTVDLSGTAGNVAIVGAPRSGKSTALRTLITALAATHRPAQVQFYCLDFGGGALASLRELPHVGDVAGRAEPELVRRMVAELESIVRFREATFRGRGLGSIAHVFLVIDGWASLRHEFEALAESITAIAVQGLSFAVHVVVSASRWAEIRPALKDQIGTRIELRLGDPADSEVDRRQAQQVPRDKPGRGVCHNGLHMAIALPGRAVQRGSDGAAAPPIPLLPARVDYETVVQQASNDVHGRILLGLEERRLRPVAVDFERYPHLLVLGDNDCGKTATLRTLCREIIRANTSRGAHLLIVDFRRGLLGVVDSEHVDGYAMSLAALGELLPPLADRLRARMLPPEVTPAQLRTRSWWSGPDIYVVVDDYDLVATCGGNPLLGLLEYLPHARDLGLHVIVARRSGGASRAMFEPMLAGLRDFGCMALVMSGRPDEGTLFGSCVPVPLPAGRGTLITRPGDEQVVQVAWSPAAP; via the coding sequence GTGACCGCCGACATCGAGGTTGCCGCGCCGCCCGAGGTGCCGCGAACTGCATCGCCCGGCCTGTTGATCAGGCTGCTGCCGGTGGCCATCTCCGTCGCGACGTTGGGCGTCGTGGCTGCGGCCTCGTTATCGGGGGCGGCGCCGACGCGCAACCCCACATTCCTGGCCTTCCCGATCATGATGCTGGTCTCGTTGGCGGTGACCGCGGTAACCGGGCCGGGCCGTCGTCGGGGCGCCGAGATCGGCACTGCTCGCGTCGACTACCTCGCCTACCTGAGCGAGTTGCGCAGCTCCGTCACTGAAATCGCTGCGGCACAACGTGCGTCACTGAACCGGGCGCATCCTGCGCCCGATGCCTTATGGACCTTGGTGGGCGGCCCGCGGATGTGGGAACGCCGGCGGGCCGATCCCGAATTCTGCCGCGTCCGTGTTGGCCGTGGCGTCCAGCCGCTCGCCCGGCGTTTGCTGGCCCCACAGATCTCCTCCTCACATCGGTCGGATCCGGTAACCGTCACAGCGCTGCGCCGCTTTCTGAGCGTGCATTCGACGGTTGCGGATGTGCCCGTCACGATCCCACTGCGCGGGGCCATCACGATCGACGGCGATGTGACGCGGGTGCGTGCGTTGCTGCGCGCGATGACCTGCCAGCTGGCGGTGCTGCACGCTCCCGACCACGTGTCGATCGCCGGCGTGGTCAGTGATCGCAACCGCGCCCACTGGGATTGGCTGAAATGGTTGCCGCACTACCAGACACTGGCGGCGGACAGTGGTGCGCTCGCCTTCGCCAAAGCCGCTCGCGTGGTGGTGATCGTCGACACCGAGACAGCCGTGGGCAGTGACATGCCCGATGTGATCACGCTGCAGGTGGGCAGTGACCCCGCCGACGGGTCGCTGGTCGTCAGGTATGCCGGTGCGAAGACAATATTGGAGTGCCCGGACCAGATGGATCCCGTTGATGCGGTGGTCTGCGCCCGCCGCCTGGCCTCCTGCCGGATTGCACGATGTGACGGTGATCCGGACTGGCCCCGCCTACTCGGCATCGGCGACATCGCTGGCTTCGACCCGATCACGCTGTGGCGCAACCAAAGCCACGATGACCGGCTCTGTGTGCCGATTGGAGTCACTGTCGATGGCGCACCAGTGGAGTTGGACATCAAGGAGCCCGCGGAGGGGGGTATGGGTCCGCATGGCCTTTGTGTCGGTGCCACCGGGTCGGGCAAGTCGGAGCTGCTCCGCACCGTCGCATTGGGCATGATGGCGCGAAACTCTCCCGAAGCGCTCAACCTGCTGTTGGTCGACTTCAAGGGCGGGGCAACGTTTCTCGACCTCGGGCGAGCACCGCACGTGGCCGCCGTCATCACCAACCTCGCCGATGAAGCGCCGCTGGTTGCCCGGATGCGCGACGCACTGGCCGGTGAAATGAACCGTCGGCAGCAGCTGCTGCGCGCGGCCGGAAACTTCGTCAGCGTCGCGGCCTACGAGCAGGCGCGCCGCGACGGCGCACAATTGACCGCCCTGCCAACGTTGTTCGTCATTGTCGACGAATTTGCCGAACTGCTTTGTCAGCATCCCGATTTCGCGGATACGTTCGTGGCAATCGGCCGGCTCGGCCGCTCGCTGGGTATGCACCTGTTACTGGCTAGCCAGCGCCTCGACGAGGGCCGGCTGCGTGGACTGGAAGCTCATCTCTCCTATCGTGTGTGCTTAAAGACGCTGTCTCCCAGCGACTCACGAGCAGCGCTAGGCGCCCTCGACGCCTATGAGCTGCCGAACACGCCCGGCGTGGGGTTCCTGCGCACCGCAGCCGGGGACCTGTTCCGATTTCAGGCCGCGTTCGTTTCGGGACCACTTCCCGAGCAGCGGCCCGCGGCTACCGTGGCGCGGCTGTTTAGTAGTCAGCCCAATGGTCCGGTGACCCGGGCGGGCGATGCGGCCGGGCGTACCGTGTTGCGCGCGGTCTTGGAGCGGCTGACCGGGCTTGGACCGCCCGCGCACCAAGTCTGGCTGCCTCCGCTAGGGGCCGCACCGACAGTGGACACGCTGCTGGACGGAGCGACTCGGGGTGAGCTGGTGGTGCCGATCGGCGTCGTCGACCGACCGTTTGAGCAGTTGAGAACGCAGCTGACGGTCGACTTGTCCGGAACCGCAGGCAATGTCGCGATTGTCGGGGCACCGCGATCGGGCAAGTCGACCGCACTGCGGACTCTGATCACGGCCTTGGCCGCTACCCACAGGCCGGCCCAGGTGCAGTTTTACTGCCTGGATTTCGGCGGCGGAGCGCTGGCTTCGCTGCGCGAACTGCCACACGTGGGCGACGTCGCCGGCAGGGCCGAGCCTGAGCTGGTCCGACGCATGGTCGCCGAGTTGGAGTCGATCGTGCGATTTCGGGAGGCCACTTTTCGGGGCCGCGGCCTCGGCTCGATTGCGCATGTGTTTCTCGTCATTGATGGCTGGGCGAGCCTGCGCCATGAGTTCGAGGCGCTTGCGGAGTCGATCACCGCGATTGCGGTCCAAGGGCTTTCGTTCGCGGTCCATGTAGTCGTGTCGGCATCGCGCTGGGCGGAGATCAGACCTGCGCTGAAAGACCAGATCGGCACCCGCATCGAGTTGCGGCTGGGTGATCCCGCGGATTCCGAAGTGGACCGCAGGCAGGCGCAGCAGGTACCGCGCGACAAGCCGGGCCGGGGCGTGTGCCACAACGGGCTGCACATGGCTATCGCGCTGCCCGGGCGGGCGGTGCAACGCGGCTCCGATGGTGCAGCGGCGCCGCCGATACCGCTGCTGCCGGCGCGCGTGGACTACGAAACCGTTGTCCAGCAAGCGAGCAACGACGTGCATGGCCGGATTCTGCTCGGACTTGAGGAGCGCCGGCTGCGCCCGGTCGCCGTCGATTTCGAGCGTTACCCGCATCTGTTGGTGCTTGGCGACAACGACTGCGGTAAGACCGCCACGCTACGAACCCTGTGCCGTGAGATCATCCGGGCCAACACCTCTCGCGGAGCCCACCTGCTGATCGTCGACTTCCGGCGCGGGCTGCTCGGCGTCGTCGACTCGGAACATGTTGACGGCTATGCCATGTCGCTTGCGGCGCTGGGTGAACTGCTGCCTCCGCTGGCGGACCGGTTGCGGGCGCGGATGCTTCCGCCCGAGGTGACTCCGGCACAGTTACGAACCAGGTCCTGGTGGTCCGGGCCGGACATCTATGTTGTGGTAGACGATTATGACCTGGTCGCCACGTGCGGGGGCAATCCGCTGCTGGGCCTACTCGAATACTTGCCGCACGCGCGGGATCTCGGCTTGCACGTCATCGTGGCGAGGCGTAGCGGAGGCGCGTCGCGGGCCATGTTCGAGCCAATGCTGGCGGGCCTGCGCGACTTCGGTTGCATGGCACTGGTAATGAGCGGACGACCGGATGAGGGAACGTTGTTCGGGTCATGCGTTCCGGTGCCGCTGCCGGCGGGCCGCGGCACCCTGATCACCCGCCCCGGTGACGAGCAGGTGGTGCAAGTGGCCTGGAGCCCGGCGGCGCCGTGA